From Treponema primitia ZAS-1, one genomic window encodes:
- a CDS encoding adenine glycosylase — translation MDRTEFRNIIYTNFKKAGRVFPWREDTDPWGVLVSEFMLQQTQTDRVIPYWERWMKLWPKPGDLAKASLEEVLREWSGLGYNRRARYLKECAACITTEYHGKVPDTPEGLLPLPGIGAYTAGAISCFAYNYPAVFIETNIRATVIHFYFQDRLKVSSDTKVSDAEIFPILESVLDKKNPRKWYWALMDYGAALKKITPNPNRHSAHYTRQSPFEGSFRQARGRLIRTLVSEGPASVQELRKRTGIEKTDLYKALEALQKESMVAEEDGVYRIGAI, via the coding sequence AGGATACGGATCCCTGGGGTGTTCTGGTTTCGGAGTTCATGCTCCAGCAGACCCAGACCGATAGGGTTATCCCCTACTGGGAACGGTGGATGAAGCTCTGGCCAAAACCGGGGGATCTGGCAAAGGCTTCCCTGGAGGAGGTGCTTCGGGAATGGAGCGGCCTGGGCTACAATCGCCGAGCCCGGTACCTCAAGGAGTGTGCCGCTTGCATCACCACCGAATATCACGGGAAGGTTCCGGATACCCCCGAGGGACTGCTCCCCCTGCCGGGAATCGGCGCCTATACCGCCGGGGCTATTTCCTGCTTTGCCTATAACTACCCCGCGGTTTTCATCGAAACCAACATACGGGCAACGGTGATCCACTTTTACTTTCAAGATCGCCTGAAGGTATCGTCCGACACCAAGGTGTCGGACGCTGAAATTTTCCCCATCCTTGAATCGGTGCTGGATAAAAAAAATCCCCGTAAATGGTACTGGGCCCTGATGGATTACGGGGCGGCGCTGAAAAAAATCACCCCAAACCCTAACCGCCACAGCGCCCATTACACCCGGCAAAGCCCCTTCGAAGGTTCCTTCCGGCAGGCCCGGGGCCGCCTAATTCGTACCCTGGTTTCCGAAGGGCCCGCCTCGGTACAAGAACTCCGCAAGCGCACGGGAATAGAAAAGACGGATCTTTATAAAGCCCTGGAAGCCTTACAAAAGGAGTCCATGGTAGCGGAAGAGGACGGGGTTTACCGGATAGGCGCCATCTAA